One window of Papaver somniferum cultivar HN1 chromosome 9, ASM357369v1, whole genome shotgun sequence genomic DNA carries:
- the LOC113312510 gene encoding uncharacterized protein LOC113312510, which yields MKELKKVLNTWNLEVFGDFQVKIKEAEDKVNLATQISGANPFDEEALNNLVHAQNEHASRETQASTLMMQKARVKWIKEGSTNTNFFHTKMKIRNARNMISELEDNEGNVIVDQDKIAEVLVNHFQKKFEFQPVNEAEKLLDVIQKIINEDDQQNLDAIPEEEEIKVVIFEMDPESALGPDGFSGIFFRSCWDIIKNDLVADIKFYWRRRFIPKGMNSSFLFLLPKTQGAKTANQFRPIGLSNVVFEIFY from the coding sequence ATGAAGGAGTTAAAAAAAGTTCTCAATACATGGAACTTGGAAGTCTTTGGTGATTTTCAAGTAAAGATAAAGGAAGCTGAAGATAAAGTTAATCTGGCAACTCAAATTTCAGGTGCTAATCCATTTGATGAGGAAGCTCTTAATAATTTAGTTCATGCTCAAAATGAACATGCCAGTAGAGAAACTCAagcaagtactctgatgatgcaAAAAGCTAGAGTCAAGTGGATAAAGGAAGGTTCAACTAATACAAATTTCTTTCATACCAAAATGAAAATTAGAAATGCTAGAAATATGATTAGTGAGCTTGAAGACAATGAAGGTAATGTAATTGTAGATCAAGATAAAATAGCTGAAGTTTTGGTTAATCACTTTCAAAAGAAGTTTGAGTTTCAGCCTGTGAATGAAGCAGAAAAATTGTTGGATGTTATACAAAAAATCATTAATGAAGATGATCAgcaaaatttagatgcaatcccagaagaagaagagattaaaGTTGTTATTTTTGAAATGGATCCAGAAAGTGCTCTTGGTCCAGATGGATTTTCTGGTATTTTCTTTAGAAGCTGTTGGGATATTATCAAAAATGACTTGGTAGCAGATATCAAATTCTATTGGAGGAGAAGATTTATACCAAAGGGGATGAATTCAAGTTTCTTATTCTTGCTGCCTAAGACTCAAGGAGCAAAAACTGCTAATCAATTTAGGCCAATAGGTTTAAGTAATGtggtttttgaaattttttactAA
- the LOC113310872 gene encoding 60S ribosomal protein L9: MKTILSSETMDIPDGVKIKVRAKMIEVEGPRGKLIRNFKHLNLDFQLIKNAETGKKQLKVDAWFGSRKTSASIRTALSHVNNLITGVTKGYRYKMRFVYAHFPINASITNGNKGIEIRNFLGEKKVRKVDMLDGVSIVRSEKVKDELVLDGNDVELVSRSCALINQKCHVKNKDIRKFLDGIYVSEKGTVEVEE; encoded by the exons ATGAAGACAATCTTGTCTAGCGAAACCATGGATATTCCAGATGGAGTGAAAATCAAAGTAAGAGCAAAgatgattgaagttgaaggacCAAGAGGAAAGTTGATTAGAAACTTTAAACATCTTAACTTAGATTTTCAACTTATTAAGAacgctgaaactgggaaaaaacAACTTAAAGTTGATGCTTGGTTTGGATCTAGAAAAACTTCTGCTTCAATTAGAACCGCACTTTCTCATGTTAATAATCTTATTACTGGTGTTACTAAGGGGTATAGGTACAAGATGAGATTTGTCTATGCTCATTTTCCCATCAACGCTTCAATTACCAACGGAAATAAGGGTATCGAGATCCGTAACTTTCTCGGGGAGAAGAAG GTGAGAAAGGTCGATATGCTTGATGGAGTCAGTATTGTCAGGTCTGAGAAGGTCAAGGATGAGCTTGTGTTGGATGGGAATGATGTTGAGCTTGTCTCTAGATCTTGTGCCTTGATCAACCAG AAATGCCATGTGAAAAACAAAGATATCAGGAAGTTTTTGGATGGTATTTATGTGAGCGAGAAGGGAACTGTTGAGGTTGAAGAATAA